In Malassezia vespertilionis chromosome 4, complete sequence, the DNA window TCAATCATACTATCGCGAACCAACTCGGAACTCTATTTCGAGAGAAATCATGTACGGTACtgccgcgcctgctgcgcctgctcctACGACCCAGTCTTTGCCACCAATCGGATCTAAGGACTATCCGAAACCTAAAAGGATGCAACTCCCCGGCATTAATGAATTAATGTCTGTGAATACTCGCCAATAACTTGGGGAAGAGGTTTGATGGTCACTTTACCTGTAGATTTTTTCCGCCTGTAGTTAATGACTCGCAACGTTTTGGATATACGTAAACGCAGCGTTTCGAAGAGATTTGTAAATTTTCTACATGATGTAAAATTATTCTGTGATTCTATTGGCTGAAACAATGTACCCCTAGGGTTTGAGGCACTGTGACAATTGAATTACTCAGCGTTCATTTACACGGGTAATTGTAGTGTGCCGATCACTGACAGGATAGGAAGTTTGCGTATTAATCAGCGAATAGTTCAGTGGATTCAATCACTGGTAACCCAACAGATACTAGTTTATCCCGCCCGTTTGTCCATCGCGTTGTTTTGTTGATCCAATATTATTATTTTTGGGGATAAATCCACTTTTTGTATGGTATCGATCACGACTCGTAGCCAGCAATTTGAAACTGTTGGTTGTAGTTTGCGGTCACTACTCCGAGTCAAATGCTTGCCCATGGATCTACTTACTGGAATAGGGCGACACAAAACTGCTTGGTATTTAGTTTAGTCAGCCTACGTGACAGTGCCGCGCCCGCAATTAGCGCTATATACAATGCGAATGATGTGGAATAGCGGCGCTTATCGGATTGGGGCAAAAGCCTTGCGTCCTGCGCTATCACAAACGAATAATGCTCGTTTTTTTCAGACAGTAAATTTAGCGTCCGATGCATTCACAAAATTGAGCGGCGATCGAGCAGCGAGGCTGCAACTCACTGCCCAATTTCTTGCCTCGCTTTCCAGCACCGATCAAGAAGCCGTCACGTCCATGCTGCGTGTCGACCATTCCGGAGAAATAGCTGCCAATACAATCTACGAGGCGCAAGCTGACGTATTTGGGTACCGTGGTAAGCCGGTCGAAAAGGCTCTGATTATTGAAATGTGGGAAAACGAAAAGAAACATTTGAGTGCGGCACAGTCGATGCTGGATGAGTATAATGCACGTCCTTCACTCCTTGTTCCTGTCTGGTCTCTTGCGGGGCGGTTTCTTGGAGGTGTAACAGCAATAATGGGAGAAAAAAGCGCGATGGCGTGCACGGAAGCTGTGGAAACGGTAATTGGAGAGCATTATGACGAGTACGTGTTAAGCTTTTGTTGTATTTACTTTAGTCAACTAAAGCACCTGGACACCATTGCCAAAAAATTGACAGAAACGTATGATGGAGAGAAGGCGGCCGAGCTTATGGAATCCATTGCCCTTTTAAAATCTGTTTTAATCGAATTTCGCGACGATGAGCTGGAACATCTCGATACTGCCGTAGAGCACGACTCTCAACAGGCGCCCGCTCATGCGCTTTTGTCTGCTGTTGTTGAGTATGGCTGCAAAGGCGCGATTGAAGTCGCTAAACGAATTTAATGATAGAAGTACGACAGCGTTATACAAGGCCGTGGCCCCCACCACGCGACCATATTTTGACCAAGGACCGCGTACCGTCAGCATTTTTCGGGCCCATACCGTCCTGCATGATTCGGTACAAGCACGCCTGCGCAGGTCGGTCCAGACAGAAACTATACAAAGGGGGTGCGCCTGGTGTTTTGCTGTCCTGGACCGGTGCTGTTTGTGCCGTTGCACACCGTTGCAATCCTTGCACAATTATTTCTCCATCACAGTCTGCCGCTCGACCGCTCGGTAACTCATTTACCGCGACCCATACATCCGCTGTACGCAGCAAAAACCGAAACAGGCGCTCGTCGCCGTTATCGAGAGAGCCATGAAGCGATACAGccgagcaagcgccgccatgCATGAGCGTAAGCAAAGCTGCGCGTTTCTCAAGGCATAGTGCACGCATAGCTCGGTACCAGTGAAtaagcgctgcatcgttTTCCCTTTGACTACCCGGTAAGATCCACTCTAGTATAGATATGCTGTCCAGAATGACCAATGTACGCGCTTGCCACGCATGGTCTTGATTAGTTTCAAATACATGTTGTTGCGCCGTTGTAATTGCTGCGGATATTGTATCCTGCAAAGTGACCAACACGTTGGTCGATTCGAAATAAGTGGCCGCATCCACATACTGCAGTCGTCCTGAATTAATGTACTGCGGTAATGGCATTCCCTTGCGTCAATAGAATCTGTACCTCACATACCACTTTCCGAGCAATGCTATTCCAGTGAGCAAGCCCATCAGTATTTGTATTCACCCAAACCACGCTGTGCGACTCTTTTTGGAGCAACATTTGGATATAGTGCAAGATCACGAATGAGCCCGGTGCATCGATTGTGTCGGAAACAAATAGATGTGCATCGTATGGGGGGATAACAGATGGCTCGCCCTGCGGCACCTTGAATGCAAGCAGCGAGTCAAGGCTCAGCATAGATACTAGTGTAAGCTCAAGAACGTTTCGCTTTTCCCTCCACAAAAAAGCGGACGCACCTATTTTGCCTTTTGTTCATCGTCAATTTTTGTTTGTCGCTACCATTATGAGCGATGCGTCACAGCCGCGGCGACGATTTACACGACAAGAATCCAACATTGCAGCACCAATAGTAGGTGGGAGTATACCCGAATCCATCACACAAGACCCTCTACTGAACGGCGCCATTGCAGCACTTTTGCCGCCAAACTACAATTTTGAAATTCACAAGACCATTTTCCAGATTCGCAAATTCGACGCGGAATGTGTTGCACTGCAAATGCCAGAAGGACTTACGATGTGGGCCACTGCAATTGCAGATATAATTGAGCGGTGCGTATGCCTGCAGTATTTAACGCTAGCTTCACTACAGCGACGACCGTCATCATGGGAGACGTAACGTACGGTGCATGTTGTGTGGATGACTATACCGCTATGGGTCTTGGTTGCGACATGCTTGTGCATTACGGGCACAGTTGCCTTGTTCCCGTGGACCAAACCATGATTCGCACCCTTTACGTTTTCGTTGAAATCAGCGTCGATGCTGAGCATCTTCTCCAGACTGTGCGCTACAATTTTCCCAGTACTAGGGACGAATTTTACAACAAGGTCCTCACTGCACCGGGCGAGCGAAATGCACCCGCGGCAGTAGCGGTGGAAATGACAGGCGGTATGACAGGCGGCACCGAGCTCGAGATGGAATCGCCTCGCACACGCATTGCACTTGTCGGCACCATTCAATTTATTGCAGCCATTCAATCCATCCGCGAACGACTCACTCTTGGTGATACGGACGCACCCACTATACCTGTCGACGAGAAAGAAATTTCGGAGACGCAAGACAAAGCATTGGTCCGCTACGACGGCGACCATTTGAAGCACGCGCGGTATGAAGTGACGGTGCCGCAGATTAAGCCGCTGAGTCCAGGCGAAATTCTAGGCTGCACATCACCCAAGCTGGATCACACCAAAATCGATGCAATATTGTACGTGGGCGATGGTCGCTTTCATTTAGAATCTATTATGATTGCGAATCCGCGCATTCCTGCATTCCGGTACGATCCTTATACCAAacgtttgcagcgcgaaTTGTACGATCATCCTGAGATGCGCCGTCTGCGAAGGGCAGCCATTTTTGAAGCCTCTGCATCACTTGAAAGCTCAGAAGAAGGCGTTGAACAAGCAGCAAAACCTGGATGGGGCCTTGTGCTTGGGACTCTTGGTCGTCAAGGAAGCACAAAAGTCCTGGATTATCTGGGCGAAGTGCTGTctttgcgcgatgcaaCTGTGAAACATGTTCCTATACTCCTCTCCGAACTTTCTCCGCAAAAAATAAGCCTTTTTGGCGATCACCTTTCCGTGATTGTGCAGACGAGCTGTCCTAGGCTGTCGATCGATTGGGGCTCGGCCTTTCCTAAGCCGCTGCTTAGCCCGTACGAGGCTGCGGCTACGCTTGGTCGTGCTCCAATGTGGTCAGATAAGGATAATGCGCTTGGCATGGTCCGATACCCCGGAACACGGCCGGACAACGCGCCAGAAGAAGCGGCAGAAAAAAACGTTTCAGACTATCCTATGGATTTCTACGCCAATGCATCGTTAGGTCCATGGACTCCGCGTCATGGACTCGGCGTTGCTAAAAAGTCTGGGCGCAGCAACCGCGCATTGCTCCAGTCCATGGGCATCCGTATCCGCCAATCTGAAGCAAGGTAGACTTTAATCGCGGACCTGCGTTTGTAACATATAACCTAGTAGGTCGTAGTCCCGTTGCACGACATTGCGACACCTGTGCATCTCCCGAACCTCCATTATGCTGTTCATGCGGCCTTTTATAGCAGCACGGGCGtttgcgcttgcaagcTGGGATGCGGCTCATACTACAGCACCATTTTCAACGTCCGCAATACGTGCAGTGATACGGGAAATGAGCATGCCCGCGATGAGTCCGACCATGGAAACCGGCAACATTGGTTCTTGGAAGCTCAAGGAGGGTGATTCATTTGAGGGCGGGACAGTAATGCTAAATATTGTGCGTGCGAATATATCACTAACATACAGGAGACGGACAAGGCGCTCATGGATGTCGAAGCAAGCGACGACGGCATTCTTGCCAAGATTTTGGTACGCAAACGTACGTGCGACGACTCACATTAGGTTGCCGACGGCACGAAAGATGTGCGCGTGAATACTGTCATTGCAATGCTTGCTGAAGAGGGTGATGATATTTCGAATATTGAGCTTCCGCTCCCGAGTGAGGCAGAACAAAAGGAACCAGCAAAGGAACCAGCAAAGGAGGCGCAAGAGACGTCTCCAGAGCCTGAACAACGCGATGCCACTCATTCATCTCATCATTTTACGTTTAGGCACACCCAGTTCCCTTCTGCTATGCGTCTTATTGATGAGTTTGGTATTCAAGACGCAGAAACAAAGATTACAGGCACTGGTCGTCATGGTATGCTTACAAAAGGCGACGTGCTTGCCTACGCTGGCAAAATCAAGAACCCATTTGGGACCGCAAAAGCAACGAGTACCAAGGTGTCTGATTTTTCTCTACCTTCTTCAGGGCCGAGCGGTCAGTCCAAGCCTGTCAAGCCCGAAGCGGACCTTTCTGCGAGGGAAAG includes these proteins:
- the COQ6_2 gene encoding Putative ubiquinone biosynthesis monooxygenase (COG:Q; EggNog:ENOG503NV68), coding for MYGTAAPAAPAPTTQSLPPIGSKDYPKPKRMQLPGINELMSRFEEIWFEALKFATDQEAVTSMLRVDHSGEIAANTIYEAQADVFGYRGKPVEKALIIEMWENEKKHLSAAQSMLDEYNARPSLLVPVWSLAGRFLGGVTAIMGEKSAMACTEAVETVIGEHYDEYVLSFCCIYFSQLKHLDTIAKKLTETYDGEKAAELMESIALLKSVLIEFRDDELEHLDTAVEHDSQQAPAHALLSAVVEYGCKGAIEVAKRI
- the DPH1 gene encoding 2-(3-amino-3-carboxypropyl)histidine synthase (EggNog:ENOG503NUF2; BUSCO:EOG09261X9E; COG:J); its protein translation is MSDASQPRRRFTRQESNIAAPIVGGSIPESITQDPLLNGAIAALLPPNYNFEIHKTIFQIRKFDAECVALQMPEGLTMWATAIADIIERFTTATTVIMGDVTYGACCVDDYTAMGLGCDMLVHYGHSCLVPVDQTMIRTLYVFVEISVDAEHLLQTVRYNFPSTRDEFYNKVLTAPGERNAPAAVAVEMTGGMTGGTELEMESPRTRIALVGTIQFIAAIQSIRERLTLGDTDAPTIPVDEKEISETQDKALVRYDGDHLKHARYEVTVPQIKPLSPGEILGCTSPKLDHTKIDAILYVGDGRFHLESIMIANPRIPAFRYDPYTKRLQRELYDHPEMRRLRRAAIFEASASLESSEEGVEQAAKPGWGLVLGTLGRQGSTKVLDYLGEVLSLRDATVKHVPILLSELSPQKISLFGDHLSVIVQTSCPRLSIDWGSAFPKPLLSPYEAAATLGRAPMWSDKDNALGMVRYPGTRPDNAPEEAAEKNVSDYPMDFYANASLGPWTPRHGLGVAKKSGRSNRALLQSMGIRIRQSEAR
- the PDX1_2 gene encoding dihydrolipoyllysine-residue acetyltransferase (COG:C; EggNog:ENOG503NYQ0), with the translated sequence MSPTMETGNIGSWKLKEGDSFEGGTVMLNIETDKALMDVEASDDGILAKILVADGTKDVRVNTVIAMLAEEGDDISNIELPLPSEAEQKEPAKEPAKEAQETSPEPEQRDATHSSHHFTFRHTQFPSAMRLIDEFGIQDAETKITGTGRHGMLTKGDVLAYAGKIKNPFGTAKATSTKVSDFSLPSSGPSGQSKPVKPEADLSARERRDMMLQGMVELGKARPKLLDIASFERLVNAYVKAGLHKNTKRTEKEELDEVFTKLLR